The Candidatus Cloacimonadaceae bacterium genome includes the window GGAATCCGTCCAAGTGTATTTATAGGAAGCGAGATTGACGCTGTCATATTTTGTGCTGATATACTTTTCGATGCCGTTTGCCTCGACGTGATCCGATTCCTCGGAATAAACCGGGATGGAATCGTTTACCACCGATGCAGCGGATGATTCTCCGGTTTCCATGTCTTGTTTTTGGACTGATTCTTTCCGGCAGCCAAAGCTGACCATCAATGCCGCGATCAATACCGCAGCCCCGATCACACTGATCTTCAATCTATTCGTTTCCATGCTATTCTGTCACCTTTGCGGATGTTATATTTTTTAGTTAAGCCGGCATTTATCTCTAATGTATATTTATTCAAGCCTTCGGCACTGATGTTGTCTTCGCTGAAGGGAACCGTATTTTCCACAATCTGGAAGATGTTTCCATCGGAATCGATGAAAAGCATGTCCAGAGGGATGTAGGTATCCTGCATCCAAAACCCGTGAGATTGGTTTCCGTCAAAGATAAACAGCATGCCTTGGCTCTCTTCCATGCTTTCACGAAATTTGAGCCCGCGCTTCAGTTCCTCTTCGCCAATAACGATTTCGATGTCAAAGCC containing:
- a CDS encoding DUF192 domain-containing protein — translated: MKRTPILMIALFLVLVVSGMKCAPKSESEPDKTGYRFRKDGELKILSPSGEEKAGFDIEIVIGEEELKRGLKFRESMEESQGMLFIFDGNQSHGFWMQDTYIPLDMLFIDSDGNIFQIVENTVPFSEDNISAEGLNKYTLEINAGLTKKYNIRKGDRIAWKRID